In the genome of Rhizobium etli 8C-3, one region contains:
- a CDS encoding DUF2852 domain-containing protein encodes MNQSALLRPDWTPATVALMVLGFVVFWPLGLAMLAYIIFGERLRGFKREANKATDGFFAGCRRSHGRYRPHFSTGNVAFDDWRKAELDRLEEERRKLDEMREEFDTYMRELRRAKDQEEFDRFMRDRKNTKRHDNGPVAEFQAP; translated from the coding sequence ATGAACCAGTCAGCATTGCTTCGCCCGGATTGGACTCCGGCTACCGTTGCGTTGATGGTGCTCGGCTTCGTGGTCTTCTGGCCTCTGGGCCTGGCCATGCTTGCCTACATCATCTTCGGCGAGCGCCTTCGCGGTTTCAAGCGCGAAGCGAATAAGGCGACTGACGGCTTCTTTGCCGGCTGCCGCCGTTCGCATGGCCGCTACCGCCCGCATTTTTCGACCGGCAACGTCGCCTTTGACGATTGGCGGAAGGCCGAGCTTGACCGCCTCGAGGAAGAGCGCCGTAAGCTCGATGAAATGCGCGAGGAATTCGACACCTATATGCGCGAGCTTCGCCGCGCCAAGGATCAGGAAGAATTCGACCGTTTCATGCGCGACCGAAAGAATACAAAGCGCCATGACAATGGCCCGGTTGCCGAATTTCAGGCGCCTTAG
- a CDS encoding M48 family metallopeptidase, whose protein sequence is MFPLLSKPRRTAARKPAPPERRTLDVAGRLMPLTIKQHDRATRITLRIEPGGRALKMTVPKGLAQREVNAFLDRHQGWLLTKLAKFSVDNTLHDGGEILLRGIKHRIEHTGSLRGLTEALMVGDRHVLKVSGLPEHLGRRIAAFLKKEARSDLERLAHFHARSIKAPIKSISMKDTRSRWGSCSSEGNLSFSWRIVMAPASVIDYLAAHEVAHLREMNHGPHFWALCEKLCPHMEDAKSWLKRYGSQLHAIDFD, encoded by the coding sequence ATGTTTCCGCTCCTTTCCAAGCCGCGACGTACTGCCGCGAGAAAACCTGCTCCGCCCGAAAGGCGGACGCTGGACGTCGCGGGCAGGCTGATGCCGCTCACGATCAAGCAACATGATCGCGCAACCCGTATCACGTTGCGAATCGAGCCGGGCGGCCGGGCGCTGAAAATGACGGTTCCGAAGGGCCTTGCCCAGCGCGAGGTCAACGCCTTTCTCGACCGTCATCAGGGATGGCTGTTGACGAAACTGGCAAAGTTCTCGGTCGACAACACACTGCACGATGGCGGCGAGATCCTGCTGCGCGGCATCAAGCACAGGATCGAGCATACCGGCAGTCTGCGCGGCCTGACCGAGGCACTCATGGTCGGCGACCGTCATGTGCTGAAGGTCAGTGGCCTGCCGGAACATCTTGGCCGCCGGATCGCAGCCTTTCTGAAGAAGGAGGCGCGCTCCGATCTCGAGCGCCTTGCCCACTTCCACGCACGTTCGATCAAGGCGCCGATCAAGTCGATTTCCATGAAGGACACGCGCAGCCGTTGGGGATCGTGCTCGTCGGAAGGAAACTTGAGCTTTTCCTGGCGCATCGTCATGGCGCCGGCCTCGGTGATCGATTATCTGGCGGCCCACGAGGTGGCGCATCTCAGAGAAATGAATCACGGCCCGCATTTTTGGGCGCTTTGCGAAAAGCTCTGCCCGCATATGGAGGACGCGAAATCCTGGCTGAAACGCTACGGAAGCCAGTTACACGCAATCGACTTTGATTGA
- a CDS encoding bifunctional folylpolyglutamate synthase/dihydrofolate synthase yields MIPRGQTAVSEAAQEIDKLMGLHPKGFDLSLDRITRLLDVLGNPHHRLPRVIHVAGTNGKGSVTAFCRALLEAGGYGVHVHTSPHLVNWHERYRIGLKGGRGQFVDDAVFAEALRRVAEANAGQKITVFEILTAVTFLLFSEHPADAAIIEVGLGGRFDATNVISDPAVSVIMPISLDHQPYLGDRVELIAAEKAGIMKSGHAVVIGHQEYDAVLDVLMSTAERLHCPTAVFGQDYMAHEEYGRLVYQDEFGLADLPLPRLPGRHQYANAAAAIRAVKAAGFVVTEAMMEKAMNSVEWPGRLQRLTDGRLIPHAPAGAEIWVDGGHNPGAGEVIAEAMANFEEKQPRPLYLITGMINTKDPVGYFRAFVGLAEKVFCVPIRGSDAMIDPVILSNSAYDAGLVAEPMATVGEALDAIKEILDPQAPAPRILIGGSLYLVGDVLADNETPPK; encoded by the coding sequence ATGATACCCAGGGGCCAGACTGCAGTGAGTGAAGCAGCGCAGGAGATCGATAAGCTCATGGGATTGCATCCCAAGGGCTTCGATCTTTCCCTCGATCGCATCACCCGCCTTCTCGACGTTCTCGGCAACCCGCACCACCGGCTGCCGCGGGTCATTCACGTTGCCGGAACGAATGGCAAAGGTTCGGTCACGGCCTTTTGCAGGGCATTGCTGGAAGCCGGTGGCTACGGCGTCCATGTCCACACCTCGCCACATCTGGTCAACTGGCATGAGCGTTATCGGATCGGACTTAAGGGCGGTCGGGGCCAGTTTGTCGATGATGCGGTTTTTGCAGAAGCGCTTCGGCGTGTTGCTGAAGCGAATGCCGGCCAGAAAATCACGGTCTTCGAAATCCTGACGGCGGTAACTTTCCTGCTCTTTTCCGAGCATCCGGCCGATGCGGCAATCATCGAGGTCGGCCTCGGCGGACGGTTCGATGCGACAAACGTCATCTCCGATCCGGCCGTTTCGGTCATCATGCCGATCTCGCTTGATCATCAGCCCTATCTCGGCGACCGCGTCGAACTGATTGCGGCTGAAAAGGCCGGCATCATGAAGAGCGGGCATGCCGTGGTGATCGGCCATCAGGAATATGACGCAGTCCTGGATGTCCTGATGTCGACTGCCGAGCGCTTGCATTGCCCAACCGCTGTCTTCGGCCAGGATTACATGGCGCATGAGGAATATGGCCGACTCGTCTATCAGGACGAATTCGGTCTCGCCGATCTGCCGTTGCCACGCCTTCCCGGCCGCCATCAATATGCCAACGCGGCGGCAGCGATCCGCGCCGTCAAGGCAGCAGGTTTTGTCGTCACCGAAGCGATGATGGAAAAGGCCATGAATTCCGTGGAATGGCCCGGCCGTCTTCAACGGCTGACCGATGGCCGCCTTATCCCACACGCCCCGGCCGGTGCCGAAATCTGGGTCGATGGTGGCCATAATCCCGGTGCTGGCGAAGTTATCGCCGAGGCCATGGCAAACTTCGAGGAAAAACAGCCGCGGCCGCTCTACCTCATAACCGGCATGATCAATACCAAGGATCCGGTCGGCTATTTCAGGGCTTTCGTCGGGCTTGCGGAAAAGGTCTTCTGCGTGCCGATCCGTGGCAGCGATGCGATGATCGATCCCGTGATCCTGTCAAATTCTGCCTATGATGCAGGCCTTGTCGCAGAGCCGATGGCCACCGTCGGTGAAGCGTTGGACGCGATCAAGGAGATCCTTGATCCGCAGGCTCCGGCGCCAAGAATACTGATCGGCGGGTCGCTCTATCTCGTCGGCGATGTTCTTGCCGACAACGAGACCCCTCCGAAATGA
- a CDS encoding phosphoribosylanthranilate isomerase yields MKPDIKICGLKSAEAIERAVSRGASHIGFIFFEKSPRYVEPDVAGKLADPIRGKAKIVAVTVDPTNDELDEIVSLLKPDIIQLHGNESPERALTIKAVYGVAIMKVFCVRSADDLKRVDAYIGIADRFLFDAKPPKGSELPGGNGISFDWSLLGRLDDGLNYMLSGGLNKDNVAEALAISKAPGLDVSSGVESAPGVKSVAMIDDFFDAVAKACEPETVSGS; encoded by the coding sequence ATGAAACCCGATATCAAAATCTGCGGCCTGAAGAGCGCTGAAGCGATCGAGCGCGCGGTGAGCCGCGGCGCAAGCCATATCGGATTTATCTTCTTCGAGAAAAGCCCTCGATATGTCGAGCCGGACGTTGCCGGAAAGCTTGCCGATCCGATCCGCGGGAAAGCGAAGATCGTCGCCGTCACGGTCGATCCGACCAATGACGAACTCGATGAAATCGTTTCGCTTTTGAAGCCGGACATCATCCAGCTTCACGGCAACGAGAGCCCGGAGCGCGCCTTGACGATAAAGGCCGTCTACGGTGTGGCGATCATGAAGGTCTTCTGCGTTCGCAGCGCCGATGATCTGAAGCGGGTTGACGCTTATATTGGGATAGCCGACCGGTTTCTGTTCGACGCCAAGCCGCCGAAAGGATCGGAACTGCCCGGCGGCAACGGGATTTCCTTCGATTGGAGCCTCCTCGGCCGGCTTGACGATGGCCTGAATTACATGCTTTCCGGTGGGTTGAACAAGGACAACGTCGCCGAAGCGCTGGCGATCTCCAAGGCGCCCGGTCTCGACGTGTCTTCCGGCGTCGAAAGTGCACCTGGCGTGAAGAGCGTTGCCATGATCGATGATTTTTTCGATGCGGTCGCGAAGGCTTGCGAGCCTGAAACGGTCTCAGGGAGTTGA
- the trpB gene encoding tryptophan synthase subunit beta codes for MNQTLKPNSFRSGPDEDGRFGIYGGRFVAETLMPLILDLQEEWNKAKDDAEFQAELKHLGRHYIGRPSPLYFAERLTAELGGAKIYFKREELNHTGSHKINNCIGQILLAKRMGKTRIIAETGAGQHGVASATVAARFGLPCVVYMGATDVERQAPNVFRMKLLGAEVKPVTAGHGTLKDAMNEALRDWVTNVDDTYYLIGTAAGPHPYPEMVRDFQAVIGTEAKEQMLEAEGRLPDLVIAAVGGGSNAIGIFHPFLDDEGVKIVGVEAGGKGLQGDEHCASITAGSPGVLHGNRTYLLQDGDGQIKEGHSISAGLDYPGIGPEHSYLNDIGRVEYVPIMDHEALDAFQTLTRLEGIIPALEPSHALAEVIKRAPKMGKDEIILMNLSGRGDKDIFTVGKILGMGV; via the coding sequence GTGAACCAGACGCTAAAACCGAATTCCTTCCGTTCCGGTCCCGATGAGGATGGCCGTTTCGGCATCTACGGCGGCCGTTTCGTCGCCGAAACGCTGATGCCGCTGATCCTCGACCTGCAGGAGGAATGGAACAAGGCGAAGGACGATGCAGAATTCCAGGCGGAATTGAAGCATCTTGGCCGCCACTACATCGGCCGCCCGAGTCCGCTTTATTTCGCTGAGCGCCTGACGGCGGAGCTTGGCGGCGCGAAGATCTATTTCAAGCGCGAAGAACTGAACCATACGGGTTCGCACAAGATCAACAACTGCATCGGCCAGATCCTGCTTGCCAAGCGCATGGGCAAAACGCGCATCATCGCTGAAACCGGTGCGGGCCAGCATGGTGTCGCCTCTGCGACGGTCGCCGCTCGCTTTGGCCTTCCCTGCGTCGTCTATATGGGTGCGACGGACGTCGAGCGTCAGGCACCGAACGTTTTCCGCATGAAGCTGCTTGGCGCCGAGGTGAAGCCGGTGACGGCAGGTCACGGCACGCTGAAGGATGCGATGAACGAAGCGCTGCGCGACTGGGTCACCAATGTCGATGACACCTACTATCTGATCGGCACCGCAGCCGGCCCGCATCCCTATCCGGAGATGGTTCGCGATTTCCAGGCGGTTATCGGCACGGAAGCCAAGGAGCAGATGCTGGAAGCCGAAGGACGACTACCGGATCTCGTCATCGCTGCAGTTGGTGGCGGTTCCAATGCAATTGGCATCTTCCATCCGTTCCTGGACGACGAAGGCGTAAAGATCGTCGGCGTCGAAGCCGGCGGCAAGGGTCTGCAAGGCGATGAGCATTGCGCTTCTATCACGGCCGGCTCGCCGGGCGTCCTTCACGGCAATCGCACGTATCTGCTGCAGGACGGCGATGGTCAGATCAAGGAGGGTCACTCGATTTCGGCCGGCCTCGATTATCCCGGCATCGGCCCGGAGCATTCCTATCTGAACGACATTGGCCGCGTCGAATACGTGCCGATCATGGATCACGAGGCGCTCGATGCTTTCCAGACGCTGACCCGCCTCGAGGGCATCATTCCGGCGCTTGAGCCGTCGCATGCACTGGCCGAAGTCATCAAGCGCGCGCCGAAAATGGGCAAGGACGAGATCATCCTGATGAACCTCTCCGGCCGCGGCGACAAGGACATCTTCACTGTCGGCAAGATTCTGGGAATGGGTGTGTAA
- the trpA gene encoding tryptophan synthase subunit alpha, producing MTARMDKRFADLKTEGRPALVTYFMGGDPDYETSLGIMKALPEAGSDVIELGMPFSDPMADGPAIQMAGQRALKGGQTLKKTLQLAADFRKSDNSTPIVMMGYYNPIYIYGVEKFLDDALASGIDGLIVVDLPPEMDDELCIPAIRKGINFIRLATPTTDDKRLPTVLKNTSGFVYYVSMNGITGSALPDPSLVSGAVKRIKQHTSLPVCVGFGVKTADHAKVIGSSADGVVVGTAIVNQVATSLSRDGKATADTVQAVATLVRGLSSGTRSARLVAAE from the coding sequence ATGACCGCACGTATGGATAAACGCTTTGCCGATCTGAAGACCGAAGGCCGCCCGGCGCTCGTAACCTATTTCATGGGCGGCGACCCGGACTACGAGACCTCGCTCGGCATCATGAAGGCGTTGCCGGAAGCCGGTTCCGATGTCATCGAACTCGGCATGCCGTTTTCCGATCCGATGGCCGATGGTCCGGCAATCCAGATGGCTGGCCAGCGCGCGCTAAAGGGCGGACAGACGCTCAAGAAGACGCTGCAGCTGGCAGCCGATTTTCGTAAGAGCGACAACTCGACGCCGATCGTGATGATGGGCTATTACAATCCCATCTACATCTACGGGGTCGAAAAGTTCCTCGACGATGCGCTCGCATCGGGCATCGACGGCTTGATCGTCGTCGATCTTCCGCCGGAAATGGATGACGAGCTTTGCATTCCAGCGATCAGGAAGGGCATCAATTTCATCCGTCTGGCAACGCCGACGACCGATGACAAGCGCCTTCCGACGGTTCTTAAGAACACGTCTGGCTTTGTCTACTACGTTTCCATGAACGGCATCACCGGTTCGGCTCTGCCTGATCCTTCGCTCGTTTCAGGGGCCGTGAAGCGGATCAAGCAGCATACCAGTCTGCCCGTTTGCGTCGGTTTCGGCGTCAAGACCGCCGATCACGCCAAGGTCATCGGCAGCTCCGCCGATGGCGTCGTGGTTGGTACGGCCATCGTCAACCAGGTGGCGACGAGCCTGAGCCGCGACGGAAAGGCCACGGCAGATACAGTCCAGGCGGTGGCCACCCTCGTTCGGGGTCTTTCATCCGGAACGCGTTCGGCGCGCCTTGTTGCTGCCGAATAG
- a CDS encoding nitroreductase family protein, giving the protein MTEANCRTSEYPIDAMFLDRWSPRAFTGEIMTEEQLLTILDAAHWAPSSGNQQPWRFIYALKGTDHFEKHLGLLVESNQEWAKNACALIFVVSRSFSGAFSENKPRYTHSFDAGAAWGHLALQARFSGFYAHGMGGIKHDEIRLAFAIPEGYRVEAGIAVGRLGDKSVLSERNQAREVPSQRMPLSEVAFNGKFIAN; this is encoded by the coding sequence ATGACCGAAGCCAATTGCCGCACATCCGAATATCCGATCGATGCGATGTTTCTCGATCGCTGGTCGCCGCGTGCTTTCACCGGCGAAATCATGACCGAGGAGCAATTGCTGACGATCCTGGACGCAGCCCACTGGGCGCCGTCTTCCGGCAATCAGCAGCCTTGGCGCTTCATTTACGCCCTTAAGGGTACGGACCATTTCGAGAAGCATCTTGGCCTGCTTGTCGAATCGAACCAGGAATGGGCAAAGAATGCCTGCGCATTGATCTTTGTTGTCTCACGCAGCTTCAGTGGCGCTTTTTCAGAGAACAAACCGCGTTATACGCATTCGTTCGACGCTGGCGCCGCCTGGGGGCATCTCGCCCTGCAGGCACGCTTTTCAGGCTTCTACGCCCATGGCATGGGCGGAATCAAACATGATGAAATCAGGCTAGCCTTCGCCATTCCGGAAGGCTATCGCGTCGAGGCCGGGATAGCCGTCGGCCGCCTTGGCGACAAGAGCGTCCTGTCCGAGCGAAATCAAGCACGCGAAGTGCCAAGCCAGCGCATGCCGCTTTCGGAGGTGGCTTTCAACGGAAAATTCATTGCCAATTGA
- the trxA gene encoding thioredoxin: protein MATVKVDINNFRSEVLESAEPVVVDFWAEWCGPCKMIAPSLEEIATELAGKVKVAKLNIDENPELAAQFGVRSIPTLAIFKAGEVADIKVGAAPKTALSSWISNAA from the coding sequence ATGGCTACCGTGAAAGTCGATATCAACAACTTCCGGTCGGAAGTTCTGGAATCTGCAGAACCCGTTGTCGTTGATTTTTGGGCCGAGTGGTGCGGTCCGTGCAAGATGATCGCTCCGAGCCTTGAGGAAATTGCAACCGAGCTCGCCGGCAAGGTTAAGGTCGCTAAGCTTAATATCGATGAAAACCCGGAACTGGCAGCCCAGTTCGGCGTCCGCTCAATTCCAACGCTTGCCATTTTCAAGGCTGGTGAAGTTGCCGATATCAAGGTTGGCGCTGCTCCGAAGACGGCCCTTTCGAGCTGGATTTCGAACGCCGCTTAA
- a CDS encoding polyhydroxyalkanoate depolymerase, with amino-acid sequence MFYQLYELNHAAMAPFRAAADAMRLVYANPLNPFSQTPFGRTFAASLEMFERTTRRYGKPEFGLKETVVGGNKTKVREEIVWSRAFCNLLHFARTTPSAHRDPRILIVAPMSGHYATLLRGTVEALLPSADIYITDWVDARMVPMTEGTFDFDDYVDYVIEMLHFLGPDTHVIAVCQPSVPVLAAAAVMEEANDPLSPSSMTLMGGPIDTRINPTAVNKLAEERPLTWFAENVIMNVPWPQPGFMRPVYPGFLQLSGFMSMNLDRHVVAHKEFFMHLVKNDGEPEKHRDFYDEYLAVMDLTAEFYLQTVDQVFMKHSLPKGELVHRGKRVDPAAIRNVALLTVEGENDDISGVGQTKAAQTICVNIPDDMRMHYLQPDVGHYGVFNGSRFRREIAPRIVNFVREHSRSGKLSVKRVIRGGKSA; translated from the coding sequence ATGTTTTATCAGCTCTATGAATTGAACCATGCAGCGATGGCGCCGTTCCGCGCTGCCGCTGATGCGATGAGGCTTGTTTATGCCAATCCGCTCAATCCTTTTTCGCAGACGCCGTTTGGCCGCACGTTCGCCGCCAGTCTCGAGATGTTCGAACGCACGACGCGTCGCTACGGCAAGCCGGAGTTTGGACTGAAGGAAACGGTCGTTGGCGGCAACAAGACCAAAGTGCGTGAAGAGATCGTCTGGTCGCGTGCTTTCTGCAATCTCCTGCATTTTGCGCGCACCACGCCTTCGGCCCACCGCGACCCCCGAATCTTGATCGTTGCACCGATGTCCGGTCACTATGCAACGCTGCTTCGCGGTACGGTCGAAGCGCTGCTTCCAAGCGCCGATATCTACATCACCGACTGGGTCGATGCCCGCATGGTGCCGATGACGGAAGGCACCTTCGATTTCGATGACTATGTCGACTATGTCATCGAGATGCTGCACTTTCTCGGCCCCGACACGCATGTCATTGCCGTGTGCCAGCCTTCCGTGCCTGTGCTGGCTGCCGCCGCCGTCATGGAAGAGGCAAACGACCCGTTGTCGCCATCGTCGATGACGCTGATGGGCGGACCAATCGATACCCGCATCAATCCGACAGCGGTCAATAAACTCGCGGAAGAAAGACCGCTTACGTGGTTTGCCGAAAACGTCATCATGAATGTGCCCTGGCCGCAACCAGGCTTCATGCGCCCCGTCTATCCGGGTTTCCTGCAGCTTTCGGGCTTCATGTCGATGAACCTCGACCGGCACGTGGTCGCTCACAAGGAGTTCTTCATGCATCTTGTGAAGAACGATGGGGAGCCTGAAAAGCACCGCGATTTCTACGACGAGTATCTTGCCGTGATGGACCTGACCGCTGAATTCTACCTGCAGACGGTCGACCAGGTGTTCATGAAGCACTCGTTGCCGAAGGGCGAGTTGGTTCATCGTGGCAAGCGCGTCGATCCGGCCGCAATCCGCAATGTCGCGCTGCTGACGGTGGAGGGTGAGAACGACGACATATCCGGTGTGGGCCAGACGAAGGCGGCGCAGACGATCTGTGTCAACATCCCCGACGACATGCGCATGCACTACCTTCAGCCCGACGTCGGCCACTACGGCGTCTTCAACGGATCCCGCTTCCGCCGCGAGATCGCGCCGCGTATCGTCAACTTCGTCCGTGAACACTCTCGTTCAGGAAAACTGAGCGTAAAGCGCGTCATCCGGGGCGGCAAATCCGCCTGA
- the accD gene encoding acetyl-CoA carboxylase, carboxyltransferase subunit beta, whose product MNWITNYVRPRINSMLGRREVPENLWIKCPETGEMVFHKDLEDNKWVIPASGYHMKMPAKARLADLFDNGEYESLPQPKVAQDPLKFRDSKKYTDRLKDSRLKTEQEDTILAGVGKVRGLKLVAVVHEFNFMGGSLGIAAGEAIVRAFERAISEKCPLVMFPASGGARMQEGILSLMQLPRTTVAVDMLKEAGQPYIVVLTNPTTGGVTASYAMLGDLHLAEPGAEICFAGKRVIEQTIREKLPEGFQTSEYLLEHGMVDMVVKRHDIPETLARVLSILTRKPANSVTANGGAIAIAASA is encoded by the coding sequence TTGAACTGGATCACCAACTACGTTCGCCCGCGCATCAATTCAATGCTGGGCCGTCGCGAAGTGCCGGAGAACCTCTGGATCAAGTGCCCGGAAACGGGCGAGATGGTCTTCCACAAGGATTTGGAAGACAACAAGTGGGTTATTCCGGCTTCGGGCTATCACATGAAAATGCCGGCAAAGGCACGTCTTGCCGACCTTTTCGACAACGGTGAATACGAGTCGCTGCCGCAGCCGAAGGTCGCGCAGGATCCGCTGAAATTCCGTGATTCCAAGAAATACACGGATCGCCTCAAGGACAGCCGCCTCAAGACAGAACAGGAAGACACGATCCTTGCTGGCGTCGGCAAGGTTCGTGGCCTGAAGCTCGTCGCCGTCGTGCACGAGTTCAACTTCATGGGAGGTTCGCTCGGCATTGCTGCCGGTGAGGCGATCGTCAGAGCTTTCGAGCGTGCGATTTCCGAAAAGTGCCCGCTCGTCATGTTCCCGGCTTCCGGCGGCGCGCGCATGCAGGAAGGCATCCTTTCGCTGATGCAACTGCCGCGCACGACCGTTGCCGTTGATATGCTGAAGGAAGCTGGCCAGCCGTATATCGTCGTTCTCACTAACCCGACCACGGGCGGCGTAACGGCGTCCTACGCGATGCTGGGCGATCTGCATCTGGCAGAGCCGGGCGCTGAAATCTGCTTCGCCGGCAAGCGCGTCATCGAGCAGACGATCCGCGAGAAGCTCCCGGAAGGCTTCCAGACCTCGGAATACCTGCTCGAACATGGAATGGTCGACATGGTCGTCAAGCGGCATGATATTCCGGAAACGCTTGCGCGTGTGCTGAGCATCTTGACCAGGAAGCCCGCCAACTCGGTTACGGCGAATGGCGGTGCGATCGCAATCGCAGCAAGCGCCTGA
- a CDS encoding fumarylacetoacetate hydrolase family protein — MKLMRVGEPGREKPALLDSDGRIRDLSAHVSDIGGEAISPAGLAKIAALDAKSLPELAPGRIGACVAGTGKFICIGLNFSDHAAETGATVPPEPIIFMKATSAIVGPNDNVVIPRGSEKTDWEVELGVVIGKTAKYVTEAEALDCVAGYCVSNDVSERAFQTERSGQWTKGKSCDTFGPIGPWLVTKDEIADPQNLAMWLKVNGQTMQNGSSRTMVYGVAYLVSYLSQFMSLHPGDFISTGTPPGVGMGLKPPRYLKAGDVVELGIEGLGTQKQTFVADR, encoded by the coding sequence ATGAAGCTGATGCGCGTTGGCGAACCGGGCCGTGAAAAACCGGCGCTACTCGATTCAGATGGCAGGATTCGCGACCTTTCGGCGCATGTTTCCGACATCGGTGGTGAGGCAATTTCGCCGGCCGGCCTGGCAAAAATCGCAGCGCTCGACGCCAAAAGCCTGCCGGAACTGGCTCCCGGCCGCATTGGTGCCTGTGTTGCAGGCACGGGCAAATTCATCTGTATTGGCCTGAATTTCTCTGATCACGCTGCCGAAACTGGCGCAACAGTCCCGCCGGAACCGATCATTTTCATGAAGGCCACCTCCGCGATTGTCGGACCCAACGACAACGTCGTCATCCCGCGCGGCTCCGAAAAGACTGATTGGGAGGTCGAGCTCGGCGTCGTGATCGGAAAGACCGCAAAATATGTCACCGAGGCTGAAGCGCTGGACTGCGTTGCCGGCTATTGTGTCTCCAACGATGTCTCGGAGCGCGCATTCCAGACGGAACGCTCCGGCCAGTGGACCAAGGGCAAATCCTGCGACACCTTCGGTCCGATTGGGCCATGGCTCGTGACCAAGGACGAGATCGCCGATCCGCAAAACCTCGCCATGTGGCTGAAGGTGAACGGCCAGACGATGCAGAACGGCTCGTCGAGGACCATGGTCTACGGGGTCGCATATCTGGTGTCTTATCTCAGCCAGTTCATGTCGCTGCACCCGGGCGATTTCATTTCCACCGGCACGCCGCCGGGCGTCGGCATGGGCTTGAAGCCGCCGCGTTATCTTAAGGCTGGCGATGTCGTCGAACTGGGAATCGAAGGCCTCGGCACGCAGAAGCAGACCTTTGTCGCGGATCGCTGA